gtcTGCTTGCTTTGGGAGACAAGGAGAGGGGCTGAACTGGCTCTGAAAGACAGGATTCCCAAGAGCCTACCAGGTCCCAACTCCAGATCAGCTCTGGAAATATCCTCAAATCACTGAGTCTGAGAGTCAATATACTGGGAATGTTTAACTCTTAGGATCAGATCATCCTAACATCACCAGCTGGAAAATCCGTCAGAGGATTGTACCTGGGGTCTGCAGGGTACTGGACCCAAAGTCCAGAGAGCTTGACCCTATTCTGCCTGCAGACCCAGTCTCCGGGGGGGGGCTAACTTGGATAAGTCAGCTCCCTGGACCCCCCCCTTCTCTTTTTCAACAGCTGGAAGAAATGGCATTTTCCCAGAACCCAAGAATATTTTGCATCCCATCCACGGCGCTTACAATAACAGAAAGACCAGGAAGCTGGCAAACCACTTCCCTCTTTCCCACAGGTCTGTAATCTCCCTGAGGGCGGGTTCAGCTCACATATCTTACACTCTGGTCTCAAACCTGGCTGCCCATCAGAATTGCTTGATGATTAACTAAAATGTTTAACTTCCTCTAACAGTGATTCTGATTTCTTGGAGCTGTGTTAGGACTTAAAACCTGTTTTAACAGTGAGCTAACTGATTGTGATGCAAAGGGACCGGCACGACGTAGTAGGTGCTAAGTGTTGCCTCCAGGAGTGGGAAATGAATTTAGCAGGGTAAACAAATGGAGTGTAGGGGAACTGGGATTGAAATATGGTCTGGATCTGGGTAACTGTGCATCTAACACTTGGAAAGGAAATAGTGCACCAGTGTtagcaatacaaaagataaatatttattcagaacaAATTTTTAACAATCAATTTTACATTCTAAGCCACAAGGAAATAGCAAAACATAtagcaaaggaaaagcaaacactAAAAGAAAAGCAGTGTACTGTCTTTTCTACTTGATAACACTTAGTTGGCCCATGACCTCTCGCTTGGCCTATCTCCCAAGTACATTTTAGACTTAACAGCTCACTCATAATTTTGGGTTAAAATCCATCTTTCTCCTGAGTCAGGAGTTGCAGATGAGCTCCAGCTAGCTGCTTCTCTAGGGTTCCTAGTTATTGAGGCTAAGGTGCAAATGTAAACCTTTGGTAGGTTTCTTTACACAGGGTCACCCCCATTTCTCACTGGTGACAATGAATGGGGAAGGGGTAGGGCCTCCAAAGGACCTGGCACACTTTAATCCAGAAGTGGTGCCCCAGGGAGCAACGCATGCACCCTGGAGTGTGTTCCTTGGTCCTTTCCGTATCTCCCAAGTATTCAGAAAACCCCTCCTTAAAACCTTCTCTTTCTGCTCCCTCCTCCAGATGATTTCTCAGCATTCCTCTGGGCTCAACATTCTGGAGAGATCAGACTTTCTGGGCCCTCAAGTGTTGAGGAAATTGTTGTGAAGTGTGAGAGGTAGTGGAATGAGCACCGGGCTTGGGGTCAGGGGACTCTACTATAGGCTGGCTCTGGCACCAGACAGCTATGTGATTTTCACCCagtcatttaacctctttggGCCTGTTTCATCTGCTGGAAAACCAGGGAATTGGTCTAAACCAACTCTCAGGTTCTTTCCAGCAGGAATATTCTAGATTCCATGATTCTATGAAAAATGGCTTCTGAGCCACCAAAAGAGCTGTCATGAAGTCCATGCATTTTTGTGCCATAAAGAGAGGCCCTTGGCCACCATTCAGAGCTTATTGATTCAGATTATATACACTTCTAACAACACTGGTTTCACAAATTCTGACCACGTAGATTAAAAGCAGCAAATTAAATGAGGGAGGGGAAGAGCTGCAAAAGGTAGACACTCTGATAGAAGCCACAGTCAACAATGTTTTCAATTAAGCAAACACTGATGGAGTGCCTACCACGTGTTGGGCCCCGTACCTAGTGCTGGGGCATAAAGATGAGCAAGGCAGCCCAAAGGGTGAAAATCCAGGGGAAGACAAGGTATGGGgcggggagggcagggagagagagaaaaagtacaagaaacaaaacaaaaacccaatagaaaaacgaaaataaaatttaaaaaagggagGGGCAACACATCTGCACGCTACAGTTCTCCGCAGTCGTTATTGGTGACAGAGTCACCAATTCAGAACAGGCTGAAATGGAGTAAACTCGGTTTAAGAAGGCATAGAGAGATGTCTCTTGTAGGTTTTAAAAAGATCTCCTTCAAAAACGataaaaaatggtttaaaaaaaagttttggcaCTTAAGAGGGGTAAGCTGGCTGTGTGTTCACCCTGGCAGGCAGGCGGGTGTTTAGTGCCCGGCCACGCCGGTTAGCTGAGCTGCCACGGAATTGTGAACTGCTTTGGGACACTGGGCAAAGGCGTGTCCTCGCTTGCCACAGAGGTTGCACACGATGCCCTTCCGGCAGTAAGGGCTCAGGTGCCCCTCCTCCCCGCACCTGAAGCACCTGTCCTGCGTGCAGCTGCCGCTCATGTGGGTCCGGGAACCACATTTAAAGCATGTCTTGGGCTGCCCCTTGTACCAGCTGTAGCCCCTCTCGGCCCCCAGGAAGAAGGCCCCTGGCAAGTGCCTGACCCCGCCCTCCCCCTGGCGCAGCTCGATCTCGCACTTGTACTCCCCGGTCCAGATCCCAAACCTGTCGGTCACTTTCACCGGCACGGCCAGCACGTCGCAGTGGCGCTTGAGCCAGGTCACAATGTCCTCCACGTCCACCGTCTCATTCCGGAAGAGGATGAAGAGCGTCTTCAAGCTGGACTTGCTCCGCCCCAGCACCACAAAGTTCTCCCAGCAGTCCTCCTGCTCCCGCTTCTCCTCGTAGACGCGCAGGAATAGGGCCAGCTTCTCCGCCGAGCGGAAGCTCACGTCGAATTCGCGGCTGCCGGGGATCTGGATGACCGCGTAGATGTCGCTCGGGTCCATGCCGATGGAGCGCAGGATGAGCGCTCCTACCACGAAGTCCCGGGTCGGGCAGGAGCCCTCGTCTCCCTGGAAACAGATGCGGACAAGGAAGCGACCCTTGCCCGGGCCCGCCCCCGCCGGCTCGTCCTGGAGGGGCCTTTCGGCCGCGTCCTCGGCCTCGCCGGGCCTGGCCGGGGTCGCCATGGCTGCCGCTGCCGCCTCGGCCTTCTTTCTCCTGCCCGCCTCGGCAGCGCCCTTCTTCTTGCGGGGGTCCGCCGCCTCGCCGGCAGGATCTCTCCGGCGGCCCTTCGGGTCCCCGCGGCCAGCAGGTGGGAAGTCGCCGAGGTCCGGCGCCGCTAGGCCCGCGGGGCCGCCGACCCCGGCGCTCCCGCCACCGCCGCCGCTTTCCTCCTCCCGCCGCGGTAGCCGCGGCTCGCGGAATTCGCCCTTCTTCTCGGCTAGATTCTTTACCACCTGGGCCCAGCCCATCTTCTCGCGGCCGCCGTCGGCCTCCTCGCCCCGGGCCGCGGGCCGCGCGGGGGGCAGAAGCTGCGGCCGCCCCCGTTTCCTCTCTTCCTCCGCGCCGCCGCCGGTGGCCATTTTACCTCCTTCCCAGCATCCTCCACTCGCTCCCGCAGCCAAAGGGCGCCCATCGCGCGCGCCCGCCCGCCGGGGCTGTGGGggtttgggttgttttttttttttttttttgaaatttgacGCTACCCTCCCCCGCCGCTCCCTCAAAGGTATTCACATGCGGCGCATATTGGCCAGCGCCGGCTCTGCACCCCCTGGTAACTGCTGAGCCTCTCTTCCGCCAGCGCTCGCTCCAACCTCACCTCCGTCCGCAGAGGGATGGGGCGCCCGGAGGCGTCCCTTTCCCCAGCGCGGGTTTGGCAGCCTCCGGCCTCGCTCTCGAGGATTTGGCATTTCGCAAGCGGTGCTCGATGATTTCATGCAAGCAGCTTTGCTAACGGCCCACAGCCCACAGGCGGGACGAATTCAGAAACATCTCccccattttgttgttttctttgtactttttctgttaaaaaagcaaaaacaatagcaaaattaAAACTTAGCTTTCCTTTTCCCCAGAACTGACTGCAatgcattatttttttcccacGTCGGATTATGCACATTTTcaagcagaaaagttgaaagttttaCAGTGAACATTTTACCATTaactttttatcattaaaattttactCTGTTTTATCACACTACACCTTGATCCATTCATCGgtctttattttttgatacatttCCAAGTAAGtaatattgcattatttttacttttttgaaaagaCCTCCGTCGTACTTAGGATGAAGTATGAGTGCTTCTTACGTTCCCGGTACTGTGTTAAGCACACTTCAGACTTTATTACATGGAATCTTCCAAAAACGATGCCGtaattatgcccattttacagataaggaggcAGGAATTAAGTCACTTGGCGGAGTTAATAGGCAGCCCCACGTATAGGTAGCTTATATTTCTTTAACCACTATTTCTGACGCTGTGGATCAAGGACTGTGCATCAGACTCTAGGAAACCTTGTCAACAGGCAGATTCCCTTCACCCCAACTCCTGGTATTGGTCTCAGGGGAGCCACCATCCCTGACTCTTGTGCTGTTTGCACTTTCCAGTCCTTTCACTTTATATCCTCAGACACCCTTTCCTTCATCCCTTCTCAGCCACGCATTCCCATGATCATACTCGGAACTTCACTATTACCAGAAACATCCAAGTCTTAGAGATTCACATTTTTCTCTGTTACTCTTTCAATTTGCCTGGTCAAGTTTCACCATGAGGAGAATACTTACACAACCaaacaatatatgtattttaaacaatCTCTTCCATTCCTCTTACCTTAAGCCCTCATTCCAGGTAACCATCACATAATCAAATATCTGCAAGGGTCAGGCAGGTACCTTAGGTAGAAGATATACTGGGTGAACTGGAGATCGAAGATTCTATCTGAAGGGGCAACTGCTGGTCAACTCTAGCTGATTATTCCTCTCCAGAAGTGAGGGTCCACTGTGGGCAGATCTTTCAGTTTCCAAAGAGAAATCTGAACTCCAGTTTGTTCTTTTATGGGAAACattcttctctcttgtcttctttaAGATGGTCTCAGCTATATTTGGAAcctccatataaattttacaacCTGCCTACTAAGTTCCAGAAAACTATGAGATCTTAATTGGAGCTGCATTGCGTTTGTACAGAATTGTCACTTCATAACACTGAATCTTTCCGTGAATGACCCCACTTGATTTCTCACTTATTTACGtcttattttatgcatttaaataaaatatagttttcttcATAAAGGTCTTACATACTTTGGGGGATTTATTCCAAGGTACCACATGGTTTGactgctattgtaaatgaaattattgtAAATCAGAAGTTATATATTGTTTCTTGGTGTCCTTTAGAGGGGACACGATTGAATTTTGTGTACTGACCCCATATTTGGCACCAAAGTTGAAACCTTAAAAAATTCCAGTGGTTTTTGGAATCTCTTTACTTTTCTGTATTGCCAATCATATTGTCTGTGAATAATGAaggttttgtctcttttttcagATCTTACACTTTTTCTTGTCTTGCTGCACTAGTCAGGAACTTTCATATAATCAATGTATTttgagcatttttgttttgtgtcaGACTTTAAAGGCATCTGttggtattttgaaaatatttgacttGTGGATTATGTTCTGGCTCCATGTCCAATTTTACTAACCATATCTTCTTCTATTGTAAGATTTCATTGGTATGTGCAGGGCCATCCTTTTGGTCAGTTTCATTTTTTCCAGGTCAAATTTTGCAGAGATTATTAAATCAGGAGCTACAGGGGCCAGGCAGGTACCCTGCAAGGAAAGCAGTCCGGATGGGCACTGAGGCCATATGAAGAGAGCAGCCTTTATTCATTTCTGGCAGATTATTGTCACAGAGAGACACAGGCCCAGTGTTGCCAGATGTCTGCTTTTCTAAGAGAGATCGGAAATCCAGTGTTTGGCTGCCTGGAACAAGGCCTGAGCTCAGCAGCTTGAACACGTGAGGGTCTAGAGTCTGTCTTGTGAGGCCTCTTTATGTTCTTATGTCTTTAGTGCGCTGGCTTCCACCTGTGTTCCTTTTTAGTATTTctatctccttttcttccctcaaACCTGACATCCATTCTTTTGGCAAATCCTGATGGCAATTCTTCCAAAATATATCCCCAATCTGACCACTCTCACCTGTTCTCCAAGTCACTATCATGTAAACTGCTTAGAATATGCCTGACTCAGTCATTctagttaaaaaaataacatgacaGACAAATGTGTTCAGAATAGACCTGACCAACTAGTTTGCCATCTTTGGCTTAAGCACAATTGTCCTCACTTTACAAAGGaggtaactgaggctcagagaggtgaagggatTTGTCTTAGGAGCATCTGTGAGGTCTTTGATAACTGGGGCATGTCTTGCTGTCTGTCTTCACAGACAATTGCTGTGAAGACAACACAACTGacctggtgaggtggctcatgcctgtaagcccagcactttgggatgccaagactggaggattgcttaaacccaggagttctcgaccaccctgggcaacatagacctcatctctacaaaaaaattttaaaattagccaggtatggtggcatgcacctatagtccctgctactctggaggctgagatgggaggatcacttaagcctaggaggttgaggctgcagtgagctgtgggtAACAAAGTGgaccctgtaaaaaaaaaaaaagaaagaaagaaagaaaagaaaaaagaaaagacaacacaATTGCCCAGTGCTCTGTAAGCACTTAGTAAATGGCAgctgatttttgatttttgaattgtTAAGCAACTGggctcagcatggtggctcacacccattatcttagcattttgggaggctgaggcgggcagatcagttgagtccaggagtttgtagaccagcctgggcaacatggcgaaaccccatctgtaccaaaaataatgaaaaacattagCCAGCTGTGATGGGGCACCAcctctagtcccaactactagggaggctgaggtgggaggattgcttgagcccaggaggttgaggctgcagtgagtgcagtgaactgtgatcactccatgctaccctgggcaacagattgagagaaactctgtcttaaaaatgaaaagaggccgggcgcggtggctcacgcctgtaatcccagcactttgggaggccgaggcgggcggatcacaaggtcaggagatcgagaccacggtgaaaccccgtctctactaaaaatacaaaaaattagccgggcgcggttgtgggcgcctgtagtcccagctactcgggaggctgaggcaggagaatggcgtgaacccgggaggcggagcttgcagtgagccgagatcgcgccactgcactccagcctgggcgacagagcgagactctgtctcaaaaaaaaaaaaaaaaaaaatgaaaagaaactcgCTAATGCTAGTTGGGAATAGCTAAATAACAGAAAATTCTAGAATAATGGTAACATATGcaaatgaagtttattttttctctcatggAATAAGTCTGGAGGTAGGCAGCTCAGAGCTGGTATCGTGGCTGCATAGTGTCAGGGATCCAGGCTCCTTCTGTCTTTATGTTCTGCCATATATGACCTACATTTCTGACAATATTTAATGGCCCAAATGGCTGCTGAGTTCCAACTATGAGGTTCCATTCCAGCAGCAGAAAGGAACAAGTGGAAGAGAATGGCATGTCTCCTCCACTTCCTGTATAAGGACATTTGCGGATGTTGCACTTCTGCCTATATTCCATTGACTAGAACTTGATCAAGCCTATCTGCATCTCAGTCCAAGTTCTTAATGATGAATTTTTGGATTTGCATTATTTTTGAAGTGACCTTTAGagagt
This is a stretch of genomic DNA from Papio anubis isolate 15944 chromosome 16, Panubis1.0, whole genome shotgun sequence. It encodes these proteins:
- the ZCCHC3 gene encoding zinc finger CCHC domain-containing protein 3, which translates into the protein MATGGGAEEERKRGRPQLLPPARPAARGEEADGGREKMGWAQVVKNLAEKKGEFREPRLPRREEESGGGGGSAGVGGPAGLAAPDLGDFPPAGRGDPKGRRRDPAGEAADPRKKKGAAEAGRRKKAEAAAAAMATPARPGEAEDAAERPLQDEPAGAGPGKGRFLVRICFQGDEGSCPTRDFVVGALILRSIGMDPSDIYAVIQIPGSREFDVSFRSAEKLALFLRVYEEKREQEDCWENFVVLGRSKSSLKTLFILFRNETVDVEDIVTWLKRHCDVLAVPVKVTDRFGIWTGEYKCEIELRQGEGGVRHLPGAFFLGAERGYSWYKGQPKTCFKCGSRTHMSGSCTQDRCFRCGEEGHLSPYCRKGIVCNLCGKRGHAFAQCPKAVHNSVAAQLTGVAGH